The following coding sequences are from one Rhipicephalus microplus isolate Deutch F79 chromosome 3, USDA_Rmic, whole genome shotgun sequence window:
- the LOC142803655 gene encoding NADH dehydrogenase [ubiquinone] 1 beta subcomplex subunit 5, mitochondrial-like, translating into MAVLSILRSARTVLPVLTRRPAQFGQLCPVRRSSNHMVITPSRFAWNLFKDHVHFYVLLGAIPLTIIITYINVVIGPPRLAEIPEGYEPEYWEYYDHPIKRFFAKYLMDNPQMRYEKKMQVLQDEHEKVQLREIQKKVEKLMQERGDFQAWYYIPYDSKYTKKYQKQTKTDDFYTKTI; encoded by the exons ATGGCTGTGTTGAGCATCTTGCGGTCCGCAAGGACTGTTCTCCCGGTTCTAACAAGAAGGCCAGCGCAATTTGGACAGCTATGCCCAG TGAGGAGGTCCTCCAATCACATGGTGATCACGCCTTCAAGGTTTGCTTGGAACCTGTTCAAGGATCACGTCCACTTTTATGTTCTTCTGGGTGCCATACCCCTGACCATCATTATCACGTACATCAACGTCGTCATCGGGCCACCGAGACTCGCAGAAATACCGGAAGGATACGAACCCGAGTACTGGGAGTACTACGAC CACCCTATCAAGCGCTTCTTTGCTAAATATCTAATGGACAACCCTCAGATGAGGTACGAGAAGAAGATGCAGGTATTGCAAGACGAGCACGAGAAAGTTCAGCTGAG AGAGATTCAGAAGAAGGTCGAGAAATTGATGCAAGAGCGCGGTGACTTCCAGGCGTGGTACTACATACCATATGACAGCAAGTACACCAAGAAGTACCAGAAACAAACAAAGACCGATGACTTCTACACCAAGACAATTTAG